One Georgenia wutianyii DNA segment encodes these proteins:
- a CDS encoding glycosyltransferase family 2 protein: MNIPAVRVVTVAFNPGEELETFATSLAGATSREVTLVVVDNGTRTDVVDDVARRHGAQVLRPGTNLGYGAAANLGAREGEEPWVVVANPDIRWEPGSLDALLDAAARHPRAGSLGPQVLNTDGTVYPSARAIPSLTEGIGHALFVRVWPGNPWTRRYHRRQEQQEVEHAAGWLSGACLLLRREAMRELGGFDESYFMFFEDTDLGDRLGQAGWENVYVPAARVVHDQGASWRERPAPMIRAHHRSAELYLHRRYAAWYQLPLRVAISLGLRARAWLETRPAR, from the coding sequence ATGAACATTCCTGCGGTGCGCGTCGTGACGGTGGCCTTCAACCCCGGCGAGGAGCTCGAGACGTTCGCGACGTCGCTGGCCGGGGCGACGTCCCGCGAGGTCACGCTCGTCGTCGTCGACAACGGCACGCGGACCGACGTCGTCGACGACGTCGCCCGCCGCCACGGCGCGCAGGTGCTGCGCCCCGGGACGAACCTCGGCTACGGCGCGGCCGCCAACCTCGGCGCGCGCGAGGGCGAGGAGCCGTGGGTGGTCGTCGCCAACCCCGACATCCGGTGGGAGCCGGGCTCCCTCGACGCGCTCCTCGACGCCGCGGCCCGCCACCCGCGGGCCGGGTCCCTCGGCCCGCAGGTCCTCAACACCGACGGCACCGTCTACCCCTCCGCCCGCGCGATCCCCTCGCTCACCGAGGGCATCGGCCACGCGCTGTTCGTCCGGGTGTGGCCGGGCAACCCGTGGACGCGGCGCTACCACCGGCGCCAGGAGCAGCAGGAGGTCGAGCACGCCGCCGGGTGGCTGTCCGGGGCCTGCCTGCTCCTGCGCCGCGAGGCGATGCGCGAGCTCGGCGGCTTCGACGAGAGCTACTTCATGTTCTTCGAGGACACCGACCTCGGTGACCGGCTCGGGCAGGCCGGCTGGGAGAACGTCTACGTCCCGGCGGCCCGCGTGGTCCACGACCAGGGCGCGAGCTGGCGCGAGCGGCCCGCCCCGATGATCCGGGCCCACCACCGCAGTGCCGAGCTGTACCTCCACCGCCGGTACGCGGCGTGGTACCAGCTGCCCCTGCGCGTGGCGATCTCCCTCGGCCTGCGCGCCCGCGCGTGGCTGGAGACGCGCCCCGCCCGCTGA
- a CDS encoding DUF6541 family protein, translating into MSWWAAAPDAFALALLVLLPGGLALRLLGVRGLSALAGAPPVTLGALGVLAVAYAPLGVPWRLPAVLAGLLVLLGVLALLARALRLPAGPGPGPLGRRGRLAVGAGLAVGAALLALPFLTVLPAADSPLQQWDAVFHLNAVVSARETGVITPLGGLAPLYGDGSGSPYYPTGWHSLVALAPGDSVLAATNTAVLVLGMGTWVLGLTGLAREVLTRAVLPAVLAPLLAAGFIAYPAVQLTVLAQLPNGLSTALLPGALLLVVRAVRAARVRQGVVGAGLAAVLAAAGVVVAHASGAFSLAVLAGPLVIGALGGWALAQVRQGRRALGGGVLLALVAVVVGTPLLLANLDALSSVTGFERASGRSHRAALQEVLLDNALVHWFPGDGWQHVAVTVATLAGAVLTLVRRRHRWLTVALALAAGLAVLAAGPEDHPLRWLSGFWYTQAGRIAPVAVVPAVLLAAYALTALVERARGVPAAVPQNSAVARKSAVARKSAVAGEVGVGGAVLVGVLVLVLGTAVLRLPLQERVVASAYVPGQVAWGTMASEDELAMMRRLGQSLPPGAVVVGDPFNGSALLPAVAGVDVVFPQLGAGGRSPAQEVLEERLADVHDDPAVCAALGEVGATHLYQDTATARDGAKQRDRTDGMQDVDVTRGFTEVDSAGTASVHRIEVCG; encoded by the coding sequence ATGAGCTGGTGGGCCGCGGCGCCGGACGCGTTCGCGCTCGCGCTGCTCGTCCTGCTGCCCGGCGGGCTCGCCCTGCGCCTGCTCGGGGTCCGCGGCCTGTCGGCGCTCGCGGGCGCCCCGCCGGTGACCCTGGGTGCGCTCGGCGTGCTCGCGGTCGCCTACGCACCCCTCGGGGTGCCGTGGCGGCTGCCCGCCGTGCTCGCCGGGCTCCTCGTCCTGCTCGGGGTGCTCGCGCTGCTCGCGCGCGCCCTGCGGCTGCCGGCCGGGCCGGGCCCCGGCCCGCTCGGGCGGCGCGGGCGGCTCGCTGTGGGGGCGGGCCTCGCGGTGGGCGCCGCCCTGCTCGCCCTGCCCTTCCTCACCGTCCTGCCGGCAGCGGACTCGCCGCTCCAGCAGTGGGACGCCGTCTTCCACCTCAACGCCGTCGTCAGCGCCCGTGAGACCGGGGTGATCACCCCGCTCGGCGGGCTCGCCCCGCTCTACGGTGATGGCTCGGGCAGCCCCTACTACCCGACCGGCTGGCACTCGCTCGTCGCGCTCGCGCCCGGGGACTCGGTCCTGGCGGCGACGAACACGGCGGTCCTCGTCCTCGGCATGGGCACGTGGGTGCTCGGCCTGACCGGGCTGGCGCGTGAGGTCCTCACCCGCGCCGTCCTGCCGGCCGTGCTCGCCCCGCTCCTGGCGGCCGGCTTCATCGCCTACCCGGCGGTGCAGCTCACCGTCCTCGCCCAGCTCCCCAACGGCCTGTCCACCGCGCTGCTCCCGGGCGCGCTGCTGCTCGTCGTGCGCGCGGTGCGTGCCGCGCGGGTGCGACAGGGCGTCGTCGGGGCCGGGCTGGCCGCCGTCCTCGCCGCGGCCGGCGTCGTCGTCGCCCACGCGAGCGGGGCGTTCTCCCTCGCCGTCCTCGCCGGCCCGCTCGTCATCGGCGCCCTCGGCGGGTGGGCGCTGGCGCAGGTGCGGCAGGGCCGTCGAGCGCTGGGCGGGGGAGTGCTGCTCGCGCTCGTCGCCGTCGTCGTCGGGACGCCGCTGCTCCTCGCCAACCTCGACGCGCTGTCCTCGGTCACCGGGTTCGAGCGCGCCAGCGGGCGCAGCCACCGGGCCGCCCTCCAGGAGGTGCTGCTCGACAACGCCCTCGTCCACTGGTTCCCCGGTGACGGGTGGCAGCACGTCGCGGTGACGGTGGCGACGCTCGCCGGGGCGGTGCTCACCCTCGTGCGCCGCCGCCACCGCTGGCTCACCGTCGCCCTCGCCCTGGCCGCCGGGCTGGCCGTGCTCGCGGCCGGCCCGGAGGACCACCCGCTGCGCTGGCTGTCGGGCTTCTGGTACACCCAGGCGGGGCGCATCGCACCGGTCGCGGTCGTCCCGGCGGTCCTGCTCGCCGCCTACGCCCTCACCGCGCTCGTCGAGCGGGCACGCGGCGTCCCCGCCGCGGTCCCGCAGAACTCGGCTGTCGCGCGGAAGTCGGCTGTCGCGCGGAAGTCGGCTGTCGCGGGGGAGGTGGGGGTGGGGGGTGCCGTGCTCGTCGGGGTGCTCGTGCTCGTGCTCGGCACCGCGGTGCTGCGGCTGCCGCTCCAGGAGCGGGTCGTGGCCAGCGCGTACGTCCCGGGGCAGGTCGCCTGGGGCACGATGGCGAGCGAGGACGAGCTGGCGATGATGCGCCGCCTCGGTCAGTCCCTGCCGCCCGGGGCGGTCGTCGTCGGCGACCCGTTCAACGGCTCGGCGCTCCTGCCCGCCGTCGCCGGGGTCGACGTCGTCTTCCCCCAGCTCGGCGCCGGCGGCCGGTCCCCGGCCCAGGAGGTGCTCGAGGAGCGGCTGGCCGACGTCCACGACGACCCGGCCGTGTGCGCCGCGCTGGGCGAGGTCGGGGCGACCCACCTCTACCAGGACACCGCCACCGCGCGCGACGGCGCCAAGCAGCGCGACCGCACCGACGGCATGCAGGACGTCGACGTCACCCGCGGCTTCACCGAGGTGGACAGCGCCGGGACGGCGTCGGTCCACCGCATCGAGGTGTGCGGCTGA